One Eurosta solidaginis isolate ZX-2024a chromosome 5, ASM4086904v1, whole genome shotgun sequence DNA segment encodes these proteins:
- the Sf3a2 gene encoding splicing factor 3A subunit 2: MDFQNRAGGKTGTGGVASWSETNRDRKERLRLLALETIDLNKDPYFMKNHLGSYECKLCLTLHNNEGSYLAHTQGKKHQENLARRAAKEAKEAPSMLAPEKPRVEPKKFVKIGRPGYRVTKQRDPSNGQQSLLFQIDYPEISEGIITRHRFMSAYEQKIEPPDRKWQYLLFAAEPYETIAFKVPSREVEKTEGKFWTHWNRDTKQFFLQFAFKFEPKIIPPPPPQLHRALGPPGGFPMPGPPRPHHMFSGVPPPPPMGVLPVPPPPM, translated from the exons atggatTTCCAAAATAGGGCCGGCGGTAAGACCGGCACTGGCGGTGTCGCCTCTTGGTCGGAAACCAACCGCGATCGCAAGGAGCGGCTTCGCCTCTTAG CTCTTGAGACAATCGATTTAAATAAGGATCCATATTttatgaaaaatcacttgggaTCTTATGAGTGTAAACTTTGTCTAACCCTACATAACAATGAAGGCAGCTATTTGGCTCATACACAAGGTAAGAAGCATCAAGAGAACTTGGCAAGGCGTGCGGCCAAGGAAGCTAAAGAGGCACCATCAATGCTTGCTCCAGAGAAACCTCGAgttgaaccaaaaaaatttgtgaaaataggTCGGCCTGGCTATCGAGTGACCAAACAACGTGATCCTAGTAATGGACAACAGTCGCTACTTTTTCAAATTGATTATCCAGAAATTAGTGAGGGCATTATAACACGACATCGTTTCATGTCTGCTTATGAACAAAAAATAGAACCACCTGATCGTAAATGGCAATATTTACTCTTTGCTGCCGAACCTTATGAAACGATTGCATTTAAGGTGCCATCGCGTGAAGTAGAAAAGACAGAAGGAAAGTTTTGGACACATTGGAATCGTGatacaaaacaatttttcttaCAATTTGCATTTAAATTCGAGCCCAAAATTATACCACCACCTCCACCACAATTACATCGCGCACTTGGTCCACCCGGTGGTTTCCCTATGCCTGGGCCACCACGACCACATCACATGTTTAGCGGtgtaccaccaccaccacctaTGGGTGTGTTGCCTGTTCCACCGCCACCTATGTGA